Below is a genomic region from Rosa chinensis cultivar Old Blush chromosome 5, RchiOBHm-V2, whole genome shotgun sequence.
TCAAAACCCTACGACGACCTATGCAAGCGCCTTGCCCTCGAGCTCCCAGCCGTCGTCATCTCCGTCAACTACCGCCTCGCGCCGGAGCATCCGTACCCGGCGCAATACGACGACGGGTTCGACGTCCTGAAATTTGTGGATGCAACCAACTTTGAGGGTTTCCCGAGTGAACTTGACATAAGCAGGTGTTTTCTCGCCGGAGATAGCGCCGGCGGCAACGTGGCTCACCACGTGGCAGTAAAGGCCAGTGATCACGAGTTTTCCAAAATGAAGGTTATTGGTGTTATAGGGATACAACCGTTTTTTGGAGGGGAAGAGAGGACTGAATCAGAAACCAAGCTGACCAAGGCTCTTTTAATTACTCTGAAGCGAACCGACTGGTACTGGAAGGCGCTTTTGCCGGAAGGGACGGATAGAGACCACCCAGTGGTTCATGTATTCGGTCCACAGTCAGATGGTGttttggggaagaagtttccggCGACGATCGTTTTCATGGGAGGGTTTGATCCTTTACAAGACTGGCAAAAGAGATACTACGAGGGGTTGAAGAAAGCTGGGAAAGAAGCTTACTTGGTCGAGTACCCGAACTCGTTTCATGGGTTTTACTGTTTTCCTGAACTGAAGGAGTCTTCATTATTAATTGAGGAGGTGAAAGATTTCATCGAGAAGCAATCAGCTCCTCACTAAAATTGTTGTCCCCCTTGATCGAAGTTGTCTAGCTAGTGACTTTAATTTGATGAATGTAAGGAAGGTTTATGGTTTAGTTTTCGTTCTATTTTTTTTACAATAATCAAGCTGATTTTTTGCAATTAATGGCCCATAACGGATAAGGTTATTTTGTTCGCATATAAAAAACCTCCCAAAAAAGAAAGAGTCCAAAACTTTATTAACAAGGATTTCGTTTAATTTCTATCGGAAAAGAAAAAGGTACGTGTAgtataatttgttctttttgaaGAACAAGTTAGTATTAGGTTATTAACTTAAGAGCATCAGCAGTGGGGGGACTCATTTTTCAGACTAAAATTTAGGTCCAAATAAGCTGAAATAGTGATTTGAGTCCATCTGAAAAGTATACAAAATGACTTATTTTTACTGGTTGCTGCAGTGACTGATTTTTGGACCCATATTTTGGACTCATATTTTTAGACTGAAATTTGGGTCCAAAACACAAATCTTTCCACTATGGAACATATTCATATTTGAgtctttgtttatatatatatatatatatatatatatatatatatatatatatatacatacagatttgctcacctaagggacagttttaagggactgtgagggacaaatgcatcttaaacacatgtattaaatataaaagcagaaattataataacttaaaactgtgcatttattttcagccatcagattcacttgtcccttacagtcccttaggtgagcaggcctttatatatatatatatatatatatatatatatatatatatatatatataaaggcctgctcacctaagggtgagcagatcctatccagagtgaggcctcactctgaaattaaagtgtgaggttggagtttatggtcacttttctgtcgcatatccacatttcgaccgttcagtttttaggtagtaatgtatagatcatctctgcaaaatttcagccaaattgatgatctttaaggtatctaactcgcttaaaccaatggacgaactgaatctatcaaacctgaaccgtactagctttaacgcagttatcaatgccttaacaactatcaatttagctgaaatgttgcagagatgatctatacattagtacctaaaaactgaacggttgagatgtggatatgcgaccgaaaagtgactctaaactccaacctcacactttaatttcagagctaGACcttgctctggataggatatatatatatatatatatatattaaattttatgtttgttttaatatgtgtgtgtgtatcttaAATTAAGATAAAAAATGCCACACAAATTAGTATAAATAAAAGTTAATCATCAAacattaaacataaaattcattcAAATTTTATTCATTACAATATAATTAAAACTAGGACCGAAACCCACTCAAGCTAGGAGGCCGTCCTGGCACTTATTTTATTTAAAGAAGCATAACACAACTaagacaataaaaaaaaataacacatTTAAAAATGAGAATTGCTTAAGACTGACCACCTCTAAGATTCCCCATAAATGATCAATAAGATCTTGTTTGAGTTTGTCATGGTGTCGGCTACTCCTAATCTGAGTGTAATGAGCCAAGAAAACATCTAAGTTTGCTGGAAGTCGATGTATATCTTCAGCATTGGGTAAAGATTCGTACTCATCTTCTTCATTCCTTCTCGTACTATTTTCAGGCACATCACGTAATGATACTTCCTTTGATGGACGTTCATCTTCAACAATCATGTTGTGCAAAATTATGCACGTCTTCATTATCTTGCCCAGAAAATCTAACTGCCAAGCTCGAGCAAGCCCCTTTATAATAGCAAATCGAGCTTGGAGAACCCCAAAAGCTCTTTCCACGTCCTTGCAATATTTTTCTTGTTTAGTAGCAAAGTACTTGAGCTTTCTAGTTTGAGGCTGAGGTATTGATTTCACAATCATACCCCATGCAGGATATATACCATCTATAAGATAATATCCGATTGTATGTGGattttgattaagaaaatagtTAACAGTAGGACCACGACCTTTAACAAGTTCATCAAACAAATGAGAGCAATCCATGACAGATATGTCATTATGGGAACCAGGCATTCCGAATAATGCATGCCAAATCCAAGTGCCATACGAGGCTACTGCCTCGAGGACAATAGTTGGACGGTGGCCGGTAATGGCCAACAAATTGTCCTTGCCAACCACTGGGACAATTTTTCCATTCCCAATGCATACAATCTAATGAACCAAGCATACCAGGAAAGCCACGAGACTCACCTTTTCGAAGGAGCTTGTCAATGTCCTCTTGTTTTGGTTTTCTAAGAAATTCTGCTTCGTAGATGCGCACAACAGTGTCACAGAATTTCTTCAAACACTCCCTTGCAGTGCTCTCTCCCATTTGAAGGTATTCATCAAGCACGTCAGCAGCATTGCCATACGCCAACATCCTCATTGCTGCAGTAACCTTTTGATGTGGAGtaatgattacacgcatttatatatgtgtaattatatctaaaacactagaattaagctaactCTCATatcaattataatgtaattaatccacttttatttattttgtagaaaataagcggagtaACGGAAATTGTGAGAAAATGAGGCGAAATTGGAGCTAATTGGAGTTTctgacaaaaggacgaaatagtCAATGTAGGTCAACCATAGTCAATGCCAATCAAAGGAGCGGAATCCAAATACCTAGGATAGTATGAGCGGAAGTAcatgaagaagagaaaaggaatggaaagaaaagaaaattcaaatgaGAGATTTATGTTAATTAATCcttaatttgattaattaatcattgatttgattaattaattaatcatttgatTTAATAATCAAGAAGCCATCAACCATCACATGCGTGCAACAATTAAACAATGCTTTGTTTAATTGCCTCAGCCTATGAAAGAATGACATGTGGCAGCCTCTTCTTATAATCCTTGAAAGGCACAGATTCTGGGCATGATTCTCGTTCTCTCTCTCGACCAACGAACCTGATCCGTTCCTTTCTTTTCCCACCACGCTGTCGGCACATGCAGCCATTTAACATATACTAAAGGTGAATCCACTGTTATACTGTTCATACTATTGACAACTGTTCATAAGCGTGTGAAAAGACAGTTTTGCCCTTTGTGTTCCATCAATTACCGGCTGCCACTGCGGGTTAAAAGGTCGGGCGTTGTTTTGACGCGATAGAAGGGAGTGAATTTCATAGAGGTTTGCCGTTGTTTTGACGCGATAGAAGGGAGTGGATTTAGCTCTTTCCAATCTTCGATCTGTCAATAAAAGGTAATCATGAATCATCTGCTCTTCCCTCTTCAAATCTCATCTCCCAGATTTGATATAGAATTTGGAATTTTGATTCTCTGATTTGATGTGAGATTTGCCAATAATTTATCGTGTTTGGGTAGGTGATCTGCGACAACTAAACCAATCGTGCTTAGGTCTTGAAGATAATCATGCTAGACCAACCAGGTGAGAGGGTTTGTGCTATGATGGAGATAATCGTGTCTATTTTTCATTTAATctcttgaatttggttgtttcGTCCTTGGGTCTGGAAGTCTTCTTCTGCTATcctttttcttatattttgtgtttggtgtttattgggtttttggtttttgttggttttgaaCTGATATGAGTTTTGGTGTTCTAATTTGGGAattgttgttttttctttctttctgttcgTTATCTCCTCTTATGtcaagtgatttttttttttgcaaatctCACTGCTCTTGCCTCCTCTGGGATACTGctgtttttttgtttgatttttttctttttttcttggtttaGTTAGTGGTTGTAAGTGTGAgtttggggtttttggtttctGTAGATAAAAAGTAATGATGAATGTTGGATTAATTGGGTTTGTTTTTATGTGATAGAATTGATAGAAGGGAGAAAAGCGAAACCATTCCAATCTTGGATCTGTGGGTGACAGGTAATGGTGAATCTTGCTCTTTCTTTTTGATCTAGAGTTTGATATCAGAGGTTCGATAATTTTGTAAATGTAAGGAATTATATTGCTATCAAAGATTTGATAGAGAATTTGGATAGAATAGTGGAATTAATTGATTTTGTAAATGTGAGAAATTATACTGCAGGtactgtttgtttgtttctttctttcatattgtttttatttatttttatttctttactgTTAGGTTGGTAGTTGTTGATTGTGGTGTGTAATTCATTATGGTCAAATGAGTGTGTTATGAATAGATGTTGGGTTTATTGTTGCGGATTTGATGCGAAAGACTCTGTCTTTGATTGTTTTGTTATTGTTCCTCAATCTGTTGTTTGCTGGTGTTTCAGTGTTTTGCTTTTATTCAGGTATGAATGAAGTTATTATGTGTGgttattgttatttttaattgttataaTTGCTTTTATTGGTAACATAGATAATAAATTATCAGATAGTTAATAGAGCATATATGTGCCTATGTTGGTacgaaaataaaatttatgtaAACAAAATTTTTCCAGAAAGAGTTAGATAGGATCTTGAATAATAAAGGATATTGTTTTCATTCTGCAGATTCGAGGAATAGTTTGGTGttacattgtttatctactTCAAATTTAGGTAACGTTTTTGAAATTTAGCAAGATTTTGGTTTATTAATTtaatctatatatatgtatggatatgtatatatgattgtttaaatatatatatatatatatatatatatatctaactATGTTGCATGCTTCAAGCAACTTATACTGTTGTGTACAGTCATGGCACCAAGGATTCCGTGGACAAGGGAAAAAAGGGTTATAGAACAGCATGATCATCAAGATTGTACTGATGAAGTTCATGAGACTttttcaaacaaacaaacaaatcgGCAAATGCAATCACGAAAACAAAAACAGGGTATGAATTTATGATCATTTTGCAAGATTAATGTTTTAGCTTGCTACTTCAATTGATGTCCTTTTTAAATTTCATTTGTAGCCTGTCAATTGGCAGTGATGGAAAAGAATCGGTTTGTGAAAGCTGCTGCCTTTAAAAGTTCAAATTGTAGCTTATATGCTCAGTATCACACGCGAGTTAAGAGCGTTCAGAGAGATTTTGGTGGTGATGTGAATTCTGATGTTGGTAATAGAATCTGTACAACTAAATGTAGTGGATGAAttaatattgaaaataaaaagattcATTATATGTAGTGTTTATTCATGGATAGGGCGTCAACTGTTCATTCACGCTGCACTATTCATTCACCACGTCGCACTATTCAGTCAAGCCCGAAGTAAATGACATTTTTGCCCTTAATTATTTCTTAAATTATCAGTCTTTTATAAACACCCGCCGACAATAGATTGCCAGAACTCCAGAAGATTCAGGTTTTTTCGCTCTCTCGCTTCTCCTTATCAACTTGACAGTGGTGCAGATATTTAGCAACTGGAGGGTTTGATTAGATACGCGGCAAGGAATATTGATTTCTGTGGCAAAGGGATTGATTTCCGTCTCAAATCAATATTCCGTCTCTAACCTGCATTTGATCAATCGGCACGAGGTTATTGAGCTTCCTCGAAGATAGACAAAGCTCGAGCTTTCTGGAGATGACGATCTTCTTCATTTTAAGAGGTATCTAATTGATTTTTCCACAAAAAAATCTTCAAAATCAATTTAAATCTTCATATGTGATTGATTTAGGATTTGGGCTCAGAGATATTGATTAAACACAATATTGATTTTGCTAAcaattttcatgtttttctcTGACAAGAATTAAGATTGGGTATCTGCCCCTGAGGATTCTTAGCAACATCGGCTCCTCAAATTTGTTAGATCATGCCGAAGAGATTTGTATAATCTCAAGTCCAGGTACCTCATGATCTTCATAGCTCTCACTTCAGATGGAATAGTTCAAATTGAATAGAAATAGTATTTGAAGGAATGACCTTAAGAATTACAACCTTGCACTCATTTTTTGCCAATTTACATGTTGGCATTCATTGTGATATATAAAGAAAGTAGTTGATTCTTTCCATCTTCGGGGAGCCGCTATCACCATCTCAATTCACTGTTAGTCAAAGTCAACCTCAACGATCAAAATCAAGAACAGTAAAAGCTTGGTAAGATTTCAACCAAGCAAAATCAAGATGCATATCATAGTTGTTCATCTTTTGTTCATATACCCAATGTGATTACCTTTAATTCACTTTTC
It encodes:
- the LOC112167741 gene encoding probable carboxylesterase 18 — translated: MTTTSAPQLPCKLRFLLFILSILLDAARRPNGTVNRRLMSLFDFKASPSPKPTNRVKTSDVMVDHSRNLWFRFYIPTTTDAAKLPVIIYFHGGGFVFFSANSKPYDDLCKRLALELPAVVISVNYRLAPEHPYPAQYDDGFDVLKFVDATNFEGFPSELDISRCFLAGDSAGGNVAHHVAVKASDHEFSKMKVIGVIGIQPFFGGEERTESETKLTKALLITLKRTDWYWKALLPEGTDRDHPVVHVFGPQSDGVLGKKFPATIVFMGGFDPLQDWQKRYYEGLKKAGKEAYLVEYPNSFHGFYCFPELKESSLLIEEVKDFIEKQSAPH
- the LOC112204021 gene encoding uncharacterized protein LOC112204021, which gives rise to MRMLAYGNAADVLDEYLQMGESTARECLKKFCDTVVRIYEAEFLRKPKQEDIDKLLRKVVGKDNLLAITGHRPTIVLEAVASYGTWIWHALFGMPGSHNDISVMDCSHLFDELVKGRGPTVNYFLNQNPHTIGYYLIDGIYPAWGMIVKSIPQPQTRKLKYFATKQEKYCKDVERAFGVLQARFAIIKGLARAWQLDFLGKIMKTCIILHNMIVEDERPSKEVSLRDVPENSTRRNEEDEYESLPNAEDIHRLPANLDVFLAHYTQIRSSRHHDKLKQDLIDHLWGILEVDGLLA